The proteins below come from a single Faecalibaculum rodentium genomic window:
- a CDS encoding FHA domain-containing protein, translating to MKDHVTVTGRSASVLRIQVNEQEMFDETLLEQAAFDPGCLKCRVVCRNPVVLEYDISGLMDIHAFLQEYTFVQREGYGFLEELFESSIRTARGKPLHLDIRTVFCSRYGDQFRFAVLPLKTDAWLLQREEMRDFVEAVRSAFRTSTDYEIPGWLQMAQSSDQFSLPTVIQGLRELERTYHPRRFPFLPPKPREPFRTREEVILPVIEYDALMPPLPIPGSEKPDPGDRWAESGGNPAFTQATQILAPVPEAAACLVDGDSRYELPFETMTVGRGMQADIRVLDDSVSALHARITADQGRFYIQDLRSANGTWLGEKQVRRKMRLRNGMELRLGAHILQFIQ from the coding sequence ATGAAAGACCATGTAACGGTGACAGGACGCAGCGCTTCGGTGCTGCGGATCCAGGTCAATGAACAGGAAATGTTTGATGAAACACTGCTGGAGCAGGCGGCGTTCGATCCGGGGTGTCTGAAGTGCCGGGTGGTCTGCAGGAATCCGGTGGTTCTGGAGTATGACATTTCGGGACTCATGGACATCCATGCCTTTCTGCAGGAATACACCTTTGTGCAGCGGGAGGGTTACGGATTCCTGGAGGAACTCTTTGAATCCTCGATTCGAACGGCCAGGGGCAAGCCGCTGCACCTGGATATCCGTACGGTGTTCTGTTCCAGGTACGGAGACCAGTTCCGCTTTGCTGTCCTGCCACTGAAAACCGATGCCTGGCTGCTGCAGCGGGAAGAGATGCGGGACTTCGTGGAAGCTGTCCGCTCGGCCTTTCGGACATCGACGGATTACGAAATTCCCGGCTGGCTCCAGATGGCACAGAGCAGTGACCAGTTCTCTTTGCCGACAGTGATCCAGGGACTGCGGGAACTGGAACGGACCTACCATCCCCGCCGGTTTCCCTTTCTGCCCCCGAAGCCGAGAGAACCCTTCCGGACACGTGAAGAGGTGATCCTGCCGGTGATCGAATACGATGCACTGATGCCGCCACTGCCGATCCCTGGATCTGAGAAGCCGGACCCGGGTGACAGGTGGGCAGAAAGCGGCGGAAATCCGGCATTCACACAGGCCACCCAGATCCTGGCGCCGGTGCCGGAAGCTGCCGCCTGTCTGGTGGATGGCGACAGCCGGTATGAACTGCCGTTTGAAACCATGACCGTGGGCCGGGGGATGCAGGCCGACATCCGGGTCCTGGATGACAGCGTATCTGCGCTGCATGCCAGGATCACAGCGGATCAGGGACGGTTCTATATCCAGGACCTGAGATCCGCAAACGGGACCTGGCTCGGGGAGAAACAGGTGAGGCGAAAAATGCGGCTCCGCAATGGCATGGAACTCCGGCTGGGGGCGCATATCCTGCAGTTCATACAGTGA
- a CDS encoding MFS transporter: MTGFTAVFLQSRGLGNTEIGLTAGLASLASYFVSPLLSKVAARWNGISLQVYMMMYLGLSGLLYALLALLPLPDWLIMAGYGMTFCLFLAMNPFLSQISMNCIAQGLRLKFGPARGVGSISFAAAAMILAQLSSWLEPGCLGWIYAAGTACLSVVLLWMPQVYAAGDDCRQAAEADSELSAQVTGKRQGCLFGKYPLFFVLLAGFGLCYMVASCMQTYLVNILEDMHLDPSLLGISLFLMAASELPVMVLTPRIRQRMGSLPLLLAAALCYGCRNLLVAQATSFAMLLTGLMCQGISFGLFTVVITEYAGSVLEPGDRLTGQSWIAIATTGLGGMAGNLFGGILQDTLGLPVLLQLCSVMTVVGVAIAVAGLVRAAILREMAGHVGIVRRLLSPDWRTQDSMVK; this comes from the coding sequence CTGACGGGATTCACAGCGGTGTTCCTGCAGAGCAGGGGACTGGGCAACACGGAAATCGGTCTGACGGCCGGACTTGCCTCTCTGGCTTCGTACTTTGTGTCACCACTGCTGTCAAAAGTGGCTGCCAGGTGGAACGGGATCTCGCTGCAGGTATATATGATGATGTATCTGGGACTCAGCGGTCTGCTCTATGCACTGCTGGCTCTTCTGCCTCTGCCGGACTGGCTGATCATGGCGGGATACGGGATGACATTCTGCCTGTTTCTGGCCATGAATCCGTTTCTCTCGCAGATTTCCATGAACTGCATTGCACAGGGACTGCGGCTGAAGTTCGGGCCGGCAAGAGGAGTGGGATCCATCTCCTTTGCGGCTGCGGCTATGATCCTTGCACAGCTTTCTTCGTGGCTGGAGCCCGGCTGCCTGGGCTGGATTTATGCAGCGGGAACTGCCTGCCTGAGTGTGGTCCTGCTGTGGATGCCGCAGGTGTATGCAGCCGGTGACGATTGTCGTCAGGCAGCTGAAGCGGACTCGGAACTCTCTGCACAGGTCACTGGGAAAAGACAGGGCTGCCTGTTCGGGAAATACCCGCTGTTCTTTGTGCTGCTGGCGGGGTTTGGCCTGTGTTACATGGTGGCCAGCTGCATGCAGACCTATCTGGTGAATATTCTGGAGGACATGCACCTGGACCCGTCACTGCTGGGCATCAGCCTGTTTCTGATGGCCGCCAGCGAACTGCCGGTGATGGTGCTTACCCCGCGGATCAGGCAGCGAATGGGATCCCTGCCGCTGCTTCTGGCTGCAGCGCTTTGCTACGGATGCCGGAATCTGCTGGTGGCCCAGGCTACATCCTTCGCCATGCTGCTGACCGGACTAATGTGCCAGGGAATCAGTTTCGGGCTGTTTACGGTGGTGATCACCGAATATGCGGGATCGGTCCTGGAGCCCGGGGACAGACTGACGGGACAGAGCTGGATCGCCATTGCCACAACAGGACTGGGTGGTATGGCAGGCAACCTCTTTGGGGGGATCCTGCAGGATACGCTGGGACTGCCGGTCCTGCTGCAGCTGTGCAGTGTGATGACCGTTGTTGGCGTGGCAATCGCTGTGGCCGGCCTGGTACGGGCAGCTATCCTGCGGGAAATGGCTGGTCATGTCGGCATTGTGCGGCGGCTGCTGAGTCCGGACTGGCGTACACAGGATTCGATGGTGAAATAA
- a CDS encoding WXG100 family type VII secretion target → MIRISSQELAARSATMKSQLNDMRALFAAVTGRIRAMEGEWSSPASRAFASEYETLVPLYENYCEVTEAFTIYLDQTAASYQETEQILAAGMAS, encoded by the coding sequence ATGATCCGGATTTCCAGTCAGGAACTGGCGGCCAGATCCGCCACGATGAAATCCCAGCTCAATGACATGCGTGCCCTGTTTGCGGCAGTGACCGGCCGGATCCGGGCTATGGAAGGTGAATGGAGTTCACCGGCCAGCCGGGCATTCGCGAGCGAATACGAGACGCTGGTTCCCCTGTATGAAAACTATTGTGAAGTGACCGAAGCCTTCACAATCTATCTGGACCAGACAGCCGCATCCTATCAGGAAACCGAGCAGATCCTTGCTGCCGGCATGGCCTCATGA
- a CDS encoding tetratricopeptide repeat protein encodes MWKYRCKTQLITLALAFVCGAVAFGFLLYADPSNASLSFLPPELAAYAVGNKIAMCVSGGLVVAGIANIILIGQLLMTQFQVSPIFIYLFLFLMPSYLILIGTALVIPMVILSIVGLIQLKTGRDSAFRRAKITGDAELVRIYELHHKLDPQYKAMAEECRKNADRAASIYALGIVAVMCVLFFVNNILIMMLAIMAYMIIFNYIARYRASCMIPITKLLYEQCDPEACISAIIYYSTRRGKVRLTNQALLAQCLIYLNDPQLAQDVLITFPRKDAASVLTYWSLMSYIYYLMKDQAGLERSYEEATKVRLNFGNTGVMIRSEELNSIKNRLDLMNGDFSECKRYFLQSLKTAVFPFQKADAAYYIGLISFVQQDYGLAAMYFRQVIQTGGKLYFVDNARGYLEKIEELDAMDQAQEQQASLPALPAVTESETVTVDVQEPEASSEDAGDGTRTPSETGPADLPAKPEGSSGENDPDEDK; translated from the coding sequence ATGTGGAAATATCGCTGCAAGACGCAGCTGATTACACTGGCGCTTGCCTTTGTGTGTGGTGCCGTTGCCTTCGGATTCCTGCTGTATGCCGATCCGTCCAATGCGTCTCTGTCGTTTCTTCCGCCGGAACTGGCGGCGTATGCGGTGGGAAACAAGATCGCAATGTGTGTATCGGGGGGGCTGGTGGTCGCAGGCATTGCCAATATCATCCTGATCGGACAGCTGCTCATGACACAGTTCCAGGTCTCTCCGATATTCATCTATCTGTTTCTGTTCCTGATGCCCTCGTACCTGATCCTGATCGGGACAGCGCTGGTGATCCCCATGGTGATCCTGAGTATCGTGGGTCTCATACAGCTGAAAACGGGACGGGATTCCGCATTCCGCCGGGCAAAGATCACCGGAGATGCGGAGCTGGTGCGCATCTATGAGCTGCATCACAAACTGGATCCGCAATACAAAGCCATGGCGGAAGAGTGCCGGAAAAATGCAGACCGCGCCGCTTCCATTTATGCGTTGGGTATTGTGGCGGTGATGTGTGTGCTGTTTTTCGTGAACAACATCCTGATCATGATGCTGGCCATCATGGCGTACATGATCATTTTCAACTACATCGCGCGATATCGCGCCAGCTGCATGATTCCGATCACAAAGCTGCTCTATGAACAGTGCGATCCGGAAGCATGCATTTCGGCCATCATCTACTACTCCACGCGGCGGGGGAAGGTGCGCCTGACCAACCAGGCCCTTCTGGCCCAGTGCCTGATTTACCTGAATGATCCGCAGCTGGCCCAGGATGTGCTGATCACATTCCCGCGCAAGGATGCAGCGAGTGTGCTCACATACTGGTCTTTGATGTCCTACATCTATTACCTGATGAAGGACCAGGCGGGCCTGGAGCGAAGCTATGAAGAGGCAACGAAGGTGCGGCTGAATTTCGGCAACACGGGTGTGATGATCCGGAGCGAGGAACTGAATTCCATCAAGAACCGTCTGGATCTGATGAACGGCGACTTTTCGGAATGCAAGCGGTATTTCCTGCAGAGTCTGAAGACAGCGGTGTTCCCGTTCCAGAAAGCGGATGCGGCGTACTACATCGGCCTGATTTCCTTTGTGCAGCAGGACTACGGTCTGGCCGCCATGTATTTCCGGCAGGTGATCCAGACCGGCGGCAAGCTGTATTTCGTGGACAATGCCAGAGGCTATCTGGAGAAGATCGAGGAACTGGATGCGATGGATCAGGCACAGGAGCAGCAGGCTTCTCTGCCGGCCCTTCCGGCTGTAACAGAGTCGGAAACCGTGACGGTGGATGTTCAGGAGCCGGAGGCATCTTCTGAGGATGCGGGTGACGGGACCCGCACTCCTTCTGAAACAGGCCCTGCAGATCTGCCGGCGAAACCGGAAGGCAGCTCTGGAGAGAACGATCCGGACGAAGACAAATAA
- the epsC gene encoding serine O-acetyltransferase EpsC: MSIREFIDAETYNVKRTMDLDPAAKSPWEVLLLYPHIKALRSYRIANRLWKNDHRFLARWVSNRARRKTGIEIHPGATIGRGLVIDHGMGVVIGETAIVEDDCQLYHGVTLGGVGTTDIKRHPTLKKGAYVGSGAKVLGNITLGESSKVGANAVVLQDVPDHATAVGMPARIITKQKGE; the protein is encoded by the coding sequence ATGTCAATCCGAGAATTCATTGACGCTGAAACGTATAACGTAAAGCGAACGATGGACCTGGACCCGGCGGCGAAATCGCCCTGGGAGGTCCTGCTTTTATATCCGCATATCAAGGCGCTGCGCTCTTACAGAATTGCGAACCGGCTGTGGAAAAACGATCACCGGTTTCTCGCAAGGTGGGTCAGCAACCGGGCGCGCCGGAAGACCGGCATCGAGATCCATCCTGGTGCCACGATCGGCAGGGGACTTGTGATCGACCACGGAATGGGGGTCGTGATCGGGGAGACTGCGATCGTGGAGGATGACTGTCAGCTGTATCACGGGGTAACGCTTGGCGGTGTGGGGACCACGGACATCAAGCGGCATCCGACGCTGAAAAAGGGTGCCTATGTGGGGTCCGGGGCGAAGGTCCTGGGGAACATCACGCTGGGAGAATCCAGCAAGGTGGGTGCCAATGCAGTGGTGCTGCAGGATGTGCCCGATCATGCGACGGCTGTGGGCATGCCTGCACGGATCATCACGAAGCAGAAAGGGGAATGA
- a CDS encoding protein kinase domain-containing protein: MNRYRRLKVLGCNLCCTELARDEETGRLVILRRARKSDILACRQSAREADLLLKLKGRNAPCLYECRETETERVLVEEYIQGTPAGGLSRAQKRRVLQEAARILERIHQLGYLYLDLKEDHLFLCDDRVVLIDYDGVLEAGSRQCFFATLDSMAPELAGDCPKTTAADAWAWGMLARRWHLYPLQRRRCLQLDPGRRRDPLHSGKIPGSVLIWMITVSVFAAGLCVPVLQLPGSQMHETDLVRQVLLDDSRPLSERLQVLQDLDEPLEAGVLEQVCRKVRTEQDALCVAAYALRMKTEGCDMTLPAEWKDRFGSDVSQLMEWKETVND; encoded by the coding sequence GTGAACCGCTACAGGCGTCTGAAAGTCCTTGGATGCAATCTGTGCTGCACGGAACTTGCACGGGATGAAGAGACCGGCAGGCTTGTCATCCTGCGGCGGGCCCGAAAAAGCGATATCCTGGCCTGCCGTCAGTCTGCCAGGGAGGCGGATCTGCTACTGAAGCTCAAGGGCAGGAATGCACCGTGCCTGTATGAGTGCCGGGAAACGGAGACGGAGCGTGTCCTGGTGGAGGAATACATCCAGGGAACACCCGCCGGCGGGCTGAGCAGGGCGCAGAAACGGCGGGTCCTACAGGAAGCGGCCCGCATTCTGGAAAGGATCCATCAGCTGGGCTACCTCTATCTCGACCTGAAGGAAGACCACCTGTTTCTGTGCGATGACAGGGTGGTGCTCATTGATTATGACGGCGTGCTGGAGGCCGGCAGCCGTCAGTGCTTTTTCGCCACACTGGACAGCATGGCACCGGAACTGGCCGGTGACTGTCCGAAAACCACGGCAGCGGATGCCTGGGCCTGGGGGATGCTGGCCAGACGCTGGCATCTGTATCCCCTGCAGCGACGCCGGTGCCTGCAACTGGACCCAGGGCGACGGAGGGATCCCCTGCATTCTGGAAAGATCCCGGGCAGTGTTCTGATCTGGATGATCACAGTGTCTGTCTTCGCGGCCGGACTTTGTGTTCCGGTTCTGCAGCTGCCCGGGTCTCAGATGCACGAAACGGATCTCGTCCGTCAGGTGCTCCTGGATGACAGCCGTCCGCTAAGTGAACGACTGCAGGTTCTGCAGGACCTGGACGAACCGCTGGAGGCAGGGGTGCTGGAACAGGTGTGCCGGAAAGTCCGGACAGAGCAGGATGCGCTGTGTGTTGCGGCATACGCTCTGCGAATGAAGACAGAAGGCTGTGACATGACCCTGCCGGCGGAGTGGAAAGACCGGTTCGGGTCTGATGTGTCACAGCTGATGGAATGGAAGGAGACAGTGAATGACTGA
- a CDS encoding WXG100 family type VII secretion target has product MHIQANYDHILQEGQNLQQQAQDCRSRIRQLAATMEQTAEIWQGEDCQTFLSQARSLQPHLIRLTEIMSQYGDTLIRTAQIYRQLQQDRAAQAARLL; this is encoded by the coding sequence ATGCACATACAGGCCAACTATGACCACATTCTTCAGGAAGGACAAAACCTTCAGCAGCAGGCACAGGACTGCCGGAGCCGTATCCGGCAGCTGGCTGCAACCATGGAACAGACGGCGGAAATCTGGCAGGGCGAAGACTGCCAGACCTTCCTGTCGCAGGCACGGAGCCTGCAGCCGCACCTGATCCGTCTGACTGAAATCATGTCGCAGTATGGTGATACATTGATCCGCACAGCACAGATCTATCGTCAGTTGCAGCAGGACAGAGCCGCACAGGCTGCGAGGCTGTTATGA
- a CDS encoding FHA domain-containing protein, whose amino-acid sequence MAELLCFTENRFSSLELPERNGAVVMEDDHRSIQVPLNHARIAGDTVYYARARPGPDDLSLLLAHDGFVFGRQLMETPDPAVSIEHFRITRQGGNYVLEDLDSMNGTYVNGRRIRRETLHFLDRIQCARCSLLWVGSFFLCSFRQHGPPVSAIPVNAARQPDRTQSWKSLPGWTVMPDPLQETLESWTLQEPVKPQSLFLSCGSSLLMCAGSLLSAALLQVTQAGTADTVRTSLVMSLSMAGSFLVYGLISRRMTWKQQQAEADGRLEAYRQYLCGLQMQFRQLREQITKQQEKLAELWSNLDPVLFQSGLPVPCGWTETGLPVEIRESSFSWQHRRHPLFAFVKAVLEEAAIPVRTLRYEDMEAPVSGNPEALFAMTIWSQDPARVKWGGLQPVAGEYPHLWHDHSRVTGKLPGMAVYGLDIREDTGLSVTLTNLNSLRFCPPRPQTRPLSKVGTGPCYRVQIGTNQQQQPVFLDLLADGPHGLVAGTTGSGKSEAMATLLTQLMKENDPAWFRFVILDFKGGSFAAPFSGLPHCAGIMTDLDETGMDALQLALEGELKRREQRMHDFQTLYPAQTPDFVTLNRFCPENPIPLLLVVADEFAQIREQYPMQMDFLQSLARVGRSLGICLLLSTQRPQGIVDAQILANTGYVLCFKVRDRFESQEVLHDGRAADLKGAGDGWFGPMRFQALYARRPVSAGGCLQKADGQILRQLPVRTWMEETLELAAKGRECCDLLLPGMPGSFDGPGLAQVLDAYAARLWILDPPLGSFTRILAPENRDQVLTVLQTVYPGMVLPTAGTAWFALHLQGERTVVLLDEDPALWIHPDVRLILIQTRPDRLTVSPDQTIVTGSAASLSLFGGFRNDVPFPTGRLEPDGLPLHFQDRLDPQDDMVLPDFDQPQDWAAVFTQPVLGLHQGEPVFWDGEPLAVYGNEAMVVAARLCQWRPDWPKPLVEPEDHTAPCSRLYTGGWKPRAWTLGLPSVPEPWILQKKSVCQGLIPLIHAQ is encoded by the coding sequence ATGGCTGAGCTGCTGTGCTTTACCGAAAACCGCTTTTCCAGCCTGGAGCTGCCGGAAAGAAACGGGGCTGTGGTCATGGAGGATGACCATCGGTCCATACAAGTCCCGCTGAATCATGCCCGGATTGCCGGCGACACGGTGTATTACGCCAGAGCCCGTCCTGGTCCTGATGACCTGAGCCTTCTGCTGGCACATGACGGATTTGTCTTTGGACGGCAGCTCATGGAAACACCCGATCCGGCTGTATCCATCGAACACTTCCGCATCACGCGGCAGGGCGGGAACTATGTGCTGGAAGACCTGGACTCCATGAATGGAACCTACGTCAACGGACGCAGGATCCGGCGCGAAACGCTGCATTTCCTGGACCGCATCCAGTGTGCACGCTGCAGCCTGTTATGGGTGGGGTCCTTCTTTCTGTGCAGCTTTCGCCAGCATGGACCGCCGGTATCCGCCATTCCTGTCAACGCTGCACGACAGCCGGACAGGACACAGTCCTGGAAATCCCTTCCCGGCTGGACAGTGATGCCGGACCCTTTGCAGGAGACACTGGAGAGCTGGACACTGCAGGAACCGGTGAAGCCCCAGAGCCTGTTTCTGTCCTGCGGGTCAAGCCTGCTGATGTGTGCCGGATCCCTGCTGTCGGCAGCCCTGCTCCAGGTCACACAAGCCGGAACCGCAGATACCGTCAGGACAAGTCTTGTGATGTCGCTGAGCATGGCCGGCAGCTTCCTGGTCTATGGCCTGATTTCCCGCCGCATGACCTGGAAACAGCAGCAGGCAGAAGCAGACGGCAGACTGGAGGCTTACCGCCAGTATCTATGCGGCCTGCAGATGCAGTTCAGACAGCTGCGGGAGCAAATCACAAAACAGCAGGAGAAGCTCGCTGAGCTCTGGTCAAACCTTGATCCCGTCCTGTTTCAAAGCGGACTTCCGGTTCCCTGCGGATGGACCGAGACCGGGCTGCCGGTTGAAATCCGGGAATCATCATTCAGCTGGCAGCACCGTCGTCACCCCCTCTTTGCCTTTGTGAAAGCTGTTCTGGAAGAAGCAGCCATTCCTGTCCGGACTCTGCGGTACGAGGACATGGAAGCACCTGTATCGGGAAATCCGGAAGCCCTGTTTGCGATGACCATCTGGAGCCAGGATCCGGCACGGGTAAAGTGGGGCGGGCTGCAGCCGGTGGCCGGAGAATATCCTCATTTGTGGCATGACCACAGCCGGGTCACAGGAAAGCTGCCGGGCATGGCGGTCTATGGACTGGATATCCGGGAAGATACGGGGTTGTCGGTGACTCTGACAAACCTGAACAGCCTCCGGTTCTGTCCTCCCCGACCTCAGACAAGACCACTTTCCAAAGTCGGGACCGGTCCCTGCTACCGGGTTCAGATCGGCACGAATCAACAGCAGCAGCCAGTCTTCCTGGACTTGCTGGCAGACGGGCCCCACGGCCTGGTCGCAGGAACCACGGGAAGCGGGAAATCGGAAGCCATGGCCACGCTTCTGACGCAGCTGATGAAGGAAAACGACCCAGCCTGGTTCCGGTTTGTGATCCTGGACTTCAAGGGTGGTTCCTTTGCGGCTCCCTTTTCCGGACTGCCGCATTGTGCAGGCATCATGACGGATCTGGATGAAACCGGGATGGACGCCCTGCAGCTGGCCCTGGAAGGGGAACTGAAACGCAGGGAGCAGCGCATGCATGACTTCCAGACTCTGTACCCGGCGCAGACACCGGATTTTGTCACCCTGAACCGGTTCTGTCCGGAAAACCCGATCCCGCTTCTGCTGGTGGTCGCAGATGAATTTGCGCAGATCCGGGAACAGTATCCTATGCAGATGGACTTTCTTCAGTCCCTGGCCAGGGTCGGACGGTCTCTGGGCATCTGTCTCCTTCTGTCCACTCAGCGTCCGCAGGGAATCGTGGATGCCCAGATCCTGGCAAATACGGGTTATGTGCTGTGTTTCAAGGTAAGAGACCGGTTTGAAAGCCAGGAAGTGCTGCATGATGGCCGGGCCGCGGACCTGAAAGGGGCAGGAGATGGCTGGTTTGGACCGATGCGGTTTCAGGCACTCTATGCCAGACGGCCTGTCAGCGCCGGCGGCTGTCTGCAAAAAGCAGATGGCCAAATCCTGCGGCAGCTGCCAGTCAGGACCTGGATGGAAGAAACCCTGGAACTCGCTGCCAAAGGCCGGGAATGCTGCGATCTCCTGCTCCCCGGAATGCCCGGGTCGTTTGATGGGCCGGGACTCGCGCAGGTGCTGGATGCGTACGCAGCCAGACTCTGGATCCTGGATCCGCCTCTCGGCAGTTTCACCCGGATCCTGGCACCGGAAAACCGGGATCAGGTCCTGACCGTTCTGCAGACTGTCTATCCGGGCATGGTCCTGCCAACTGCCGGTACTGCCTGGTTTGCCCTGCATCTGCAGGGGGAGCGGACAGTGGTCCTGCTGGATGAAGACCCGGCATTATGGATCCATCCCGATGTGCGTCTGATCCTGATCCAGACCAGGCCTGACAGACTGACTGTTTCGCCGGATCAGACCATTGTGACCGGCAGTGCCGCCAGTCTGAGCCTGTTCGGGGGATTCCGGAACGATGTGCCATTCCCGACAGGCCGCCTTGAACCAGACGGGCTGCCACTTCATTTTCAGGACCGGCTGGATCCGCAGGATGATATGGTCCTGCCGGATTTTGACCAGCCGCAGGACTGGGCTGCGGTTTTCACTCAGCCTGTGCTCGGCCTGCATCAGGGAGAGCCGGTGTTCTGGGATGGCGAACCGCTCGCTGTCTATGGCAATGAGGCCATGGTGGTGGCAGCCAGGCTCTGTCAGTGGCGTCCTGACTGGCCAAAGCCGCTGGTGGAACCGGAAGATCATACAGCACCCTGCAGCAGACTGTATACAGGTGGCTGGAAACCCAGGGCCTGGACACTGGGCCTGCCTTCTGTGCCGGAACCATGGATCCTGCAGAAGAAATCCGTATGCCAGGGCCTCATACCGCTGATCCATGCACAGTGA
- the srtB gene encoding class B sortase — protein MQCSERRKRTADHSSTGIHRLAKAADIGNRILSVLTIMVMTVGCLYCFYCLFDDWRQSQAGLSSSMAQFKHDAEDPLSFDELLKINPDVIAWLTIDKTRIDQPVVQGKDDLEYINKGADGKPSLSGAIFLSSLNKPDFSDPYNILYGHHMDNGGMFGDVMEFLDKKYFGGHKTGSLLTKEFTEYKLEVFAIMETDAMDPDVYSMALVSGGDTSALIDMLRSKARYFREPGEKSPKVFALSTCNSSQTDGRTILYAWVIKVVEHEK, from the coding sequence ATGCAATGTTCGGAAAGAAGAAAAAGAACGGCTGATCACTCATCCACAGGCATTCACAGACTGGCGAAAGCCGCGGATATCGGCAACCGGATCCTGTCGGTGCTGACCATCATGGTCATGACAGTGGGCTGTCTCTATTGCTTCTATTGTCTCTTTGATGACTGGAGGCAGTCGCAGGCAGGCCTGTCCTCATCCATGGCTCAGTTCAAGCACGATGCCGAGGATCCGCTCTCCTTTGATGAACTTTTGAAAATCAACCCGGACGTGATTGCCTGGCTGACCATCGACAAGACCCGCATTGATCAGCCAGTCGTCCAGGGAAAGGACGATCTGGAATACATCAACAAGGGAGCGGACGGAAAGCCGTCGCTGTCTGGTGCGATCTTTTTGTCCTCGCTGAACAAGCCGGATTTCTCGGATCCCTATAACATTCTGTATGGGCATCATATGGACAATGGTGGGATGTTCGGGGATGTGATGGAATTTCTGGACAAAAAGTATTTCGGGGGGCATAAGACCGGATCTCTTCTGACAAAAGAGTTTACGGAATACAAGCTCGAGGTGTTTGCGATCATGGAAACGGACGCGATGGATCCCGATGTATATTCCATGGCTCTGGTATCCGGCGGCGATACGAGTGCTCTGATCGACATGCTGCGGTCCAAAGCCAGATATTTCCGGGAACCAGGAGAAAAATCTCCAAAGGTATTTGCCTTGAGTACGTGCAACAGTTCCCAGACAGACGGGCGCACCATTTTGTACGCCTGGGTGATAAAGGTGGTGGAACATGAGAAGTAA
- a CDS encoding DUF4176 domain-containing protein, translating into MKQTPEWLPLGSVVTLKEGSKKLMTVGRIQRGGDDILYDYAGVLWPEGMIRSDRLYLFNHDDIDLLWYVGMQDQEEFGFRRVLEEQYDTLHE; encoded by the coding sequence ATGAAACAGACACCGGAATGGCTGCCGCTTGGCAGCGTCGTGACCCTGAAAGAAGGGTCCAAGAAGCTCATGACCGTCGGGCGGATCCAGCGGGGAGGAGATGACATCCTGTATGACTACGCGGGCGTCCTCTGGCCGGAAGGCATGATCCGCAGTGACCGGCTGTATCTCTTCAATCATGACGATATCGATCTGCTCTGGTATGTGGGCATGCAGGATCAGGAGGAATTCGGCTTCCGTCGTGTGCTGGAAGAACAGTACGATACCCTGCACGAATAA